In Nicotiana tabacum cultivar K326 chromosome 21, ASM71507v2, whole genome shotgun sequence, one DNA window encodes the following:
- the LOC142175173 gene encoding putative mitochondrial protein AtMg00820 has translation MGCLCYATITEKVDRFSPRAIAAVKMGYSESQKGYKLYVPKGKKFFVNRDVTFSEDIFPFQSMKRTTDTPLFLELQDDQTVHQASPTHVETQHTEKVTDIQKYKSFSAVVSAEEPTSFVEVMKDPRWVEAMKAEVDALVLNNTWEVVDIPKRKVPIGCRWVYKIKYKSNGEVERFKARLVARDYSQQEGLDYQETFSLVVKMVTVRAIISLAAINQ, from the exons ATGGGTTGTTTATGTTATGCTACAATCACAGAGAAGGTTGATAGGTTTTCACCAAGAGCAATAGCTGCAGTTAAAATGGGATACTCAGAATCACAGAAGGGTTACAAGCTGTATGTTCCCAAGGGGAAGAAGTTCTTTGTGAACAGAGATGTGACCTTTAGTGAAGACATCTTTCCTTTTCAATCTATGAAGAGAACAACAGACACTCCTTTGTTTCTGGAATTGCAGGATGATCAGACAGTCCATCAAGCTAGTCCTACTCATGTGGAAACTCAACATACAGAGAAGGTGACTGACATACAAA AGTATAAGTCCTTCTCAGCTGTTGTATCAGCGGAAGAACCTACATCTTTTGTGGAGGTTATGAAGGATCCTAGATGGGTTGAGGCAATGAAGGCAGAGGTTGATGCTCTTGTTCTGAATAATACCTGGGAGGTAGTTGACATACCTAAAAGGAAAGTTCCTATTGGGTGCAGATGGGTGTACAAGATAAAATATAAATCAAATGGGGAGGTTGAAAGGTTCAAAGCTAGGCTGGTTGCTAGGGACTATAGCCAACAGGAGGGTCTAGATTATCAGGAGACCTTCTCTCTAGTGGTGAAAATGGTTACAgtaagggcaatcatttccttggcTGCTATTAATCAGTGA